TACACTGCATGTAACATTTCCTGCACAGAAATCATTGTCTACACCTTTTTGAACatcaaaaaatatatgtttttcaCTGACAGACATTGAATTACAGGCAATTCCTATATTTTGCTGGATAACATTTTTGCcaaatgtttatttaaactAGGTATTTTGCTTAGAAATATGTTTTTCATGCTCTTTACTGTAGATTATGTCTAGGccccaattctttttttttttggcatgcttcttttttgctccgtttgttgtagtttttcacAATATTTGTGAATTTATATGCATTATATCTTTTCCTATGACAAATGTTTCTTTGCTGTATGTTTCCCTTGTTTAATTCCTGTCTGCAAAACAGTTTCACTTGGGATCAAAAAAGTTGCaacaaatagaaaagaaaacatcacatttataTTCTAGACTAGACCTTTGGTCCCagcttgtgtgtattttctgcATACAGAATTTTAGAGAACACATGCTTGAACTAATCTGCAATACTAGATAATGGCCAGCAGAGAGCAAAGTTGGATAATTGCCACTACACGTTGAGAAGAACAATTTGTATCAGCTGAGGCGGTTGAAAGATGATTTGAGAAATAGTCCACAGTTCTTTGAAAAACCAACATGATTCAATGCCAACATGACCACAAGTTCATTGTTTACCCATTTCCCAGTGTATGTGTTGGGCTATGGGTTACATTTACAAGAAACTTATATACTCACTAAAGGAGCCTTTATCCGAACAGTCCAAGCATTTGATGAATGTGTTCATCTATCGTCTATTTCAAGTGCTGGACTGTGAATTGCTCGCTGTCGTCACTACAGATTGAATGCTAGTATCATATATGATCTACAGCTGGTGATATGCTGCTGTCATCATGGTTGGTATGGCAGAAGAGCGGAAACTTTCTGATTGGTTGTGCAGAGATATGACACTACTTCAGATTTTACCCAGTTCCAGAGTTATTCAGCTGAACTTACCACTAAGTGGATCCGGAGTGGTGCAGTTCTTCTTTTGTTTGCCTCGATCCTCCCTGAGGCTCCGCACCAGGCCTGGATTGGAGTCCTGTGCCGTTCTCCTTCTCCTTGCCCTCTGCTCCAACTTCCTCACCCGACCCTGAGATCGACTGATGAAGTCTGGCCTGAAGAGCTCCAAAGCCTCCTGGGGTGGAAAGAGGGATACAAACAGTAAGCTGCTTGTTGGTGGGAAGAATACAGTGCAATTCCTAGATACTGATCCtgtggagagagaaaagaaacctCCATTGGGTTAGAATCTATTAAGAACATATACTATTCCTAAACCTTGGAGAATCCTCTTCACAGCCTCGTGAGGTACAGGCAACATGTTAATATTATGCTCAGCTTTAGTGGGGATAAAGGTAAGAGAGCGGAATCGTTCACAAACCTCACTGGATATTTACCCTCACAACGCTGAGCAAAACTTGTTAtaataatccaaaaaaaaagaaggaaaaaaaagcaagatttgttttccttcctcctccactTGGCAGACGCTGTGTAAAACACCAACTAAAGCAAAAATCCCTCCAAGTGTAAAAATCATCACTAAGAGATGATGCTTCTTTCgtgttaattatttattttaagagtAAACACATTGCGATTCTCTGTGTGGGAAACCTTAATTGAAATAGTCCAATACATAATTCCTAAAGGTTTAAAGCTTCAATATGGCACATACGGTACACTGCAATTTTCCACATGTGATCATAAATATGTGCGGTTGCACTGTGTATAATACTAAACAGCTATTTGTGGTATTTTCTCCACGTAAATGACCTTTAGACTGTCCGCCTTGGTTCTGTACTTTGTGGGCCcattatttgttgtatttgcaTCCTAAGCAGCTCCACTCATTCTTTGATAGTTCTTAACTTTGATTGACCATTGTGGACTTTCAGCTTGATCCTGAAAGTCTCCCTCATTTTCTCAGTAGGAATAATgaattgcttttatttattgtgcTTTTGTAGCCGCCATAATGCACATATACGCATATTATAAGTTACAAAAATGGTCAAGGTTTGACACACAATTATTTGCACAAGATCCAGTTTTACACATTGTACAgatcaaagtctgtttacaggtcATGGTGAGTActgcatatgtaaaacaaaaaatgtacaaagcCTTTTATGACTCCAGGAGGAGCTGCTCACAATCTGATAAATTGCCAGTTGAGGGTGAAGACtgcaagtttaaaaataaaaaaaatgtggagGGTTCTCCTCATAGCTTCTCATCTCTGCTTGTGACTTCAAGATCAAAGGCTAATTTAACTGCAATTAGCACAACGCACAAATATCTCCAACCAAGCTGTCAGCGGTCGGGTGGTATTATGGGCAATGTAGGCAGCAGGTTTTTCATAGAAGAATGCGTGGCATGAAAGACGGTTCAGTTGTTATCAATGGCACAGAGACCATTCCCAAAGAGAGACAGGTAACGACCTCCTCCACATATATGATAACTTGGTATCCCATGACCAAAGTTAAAAAGCTAAAAGCTACAGAAAATGTCTAGTAATTGGACTTAATGGTAaggatgtttttgttaaagtgttttttccAAGGTCAATAATGTACCTTCAGGctcaatgtttgttttcttctatcGTGTTGTATATTTCCTGAAAGACAAGTCATGATTTGAAATGTGGCTCCTACTTTGAGGCTGAGCGTCTTGAGTGTGCCTTCCAGAGAATCAGCCTTCAGTCGGGAATGACATTTCTTATCAGAGACGTTTTGAGGCTCTGAGGAACAGTCATGTTCTTGTCGTTCCTCTGTCTTGTCATTCCTTGCTTGCTTGCTCCAAGTTCTGGATTCCActtgagagacacagagagaagtgAAATGATTATAAACATAATTTGCCAAGTCACAtcctgccaaaaaaaaaaatggattgagGATTGTTTTTCACTGGGTAACTTTTATAGGGAGAACTAATTTAAAATGGATGTGTGTTTTGCAGTTTTTGATGTAGTTAGCTACAGTTTTGTACTATATAaaagacatacagtagatgtaaTCCAGACGACTGTTTTCTTCCCCCCAAACTGAGTTATAGCACCATTTTCACAATGTTCTCAAGTTCCATCTTAGCTTTTATGATCTGGAGAAAGCAGGAAAATGAACAGACCTTAAACTGAccctcaaacacaaacacacacacacacatatacacacacacacacacacacacacacacacacacacacacacacacacacacacacacacacacacacacacacacacacactacccccACAACTCATAGAGTAAAAACACGGATGGAAACATTAATGTGGTCTATGAATAATGGAAAAATGACATGTGCATCCATCCTGCACCCAAAATCCCATTCCTTTACCTTTTGTGGAATAAATAACTCCACTGCATTTCCTGCTATTACCATGTGGCATGTCGGTAGAGCATCATCACATGCTTCAGGAAGCACACGCCAATGTGTAATGCCTCCGGACAAGCTGTTGCTACAGGATATTTATACAGCATATAACAAACGTAGTGCCCATgcggaaaaaaaagtttaaagaaaaaaacacatggaggTGTGGGATGAtgcagaaaataaatgtaatgagGTAAGAGAGttcattaataattaaaaagtgtCGTATTGCAGTTCTTCCTCTTGAGAGCCCTGGTAACAGGGGAGGCAGTGACATTGCATTTCTTTTAGCATTTTGGACATCCACTGCCATGCAAGTCTATACTCACTGTATGTAAGGTACAGTGGGTTTCTGGGACATGCAGTCATATGGCTTGCTGCAGTATCAATATCAATCCATTCACAGCTTACCCCTATTGCTACATTAAACCTTagaaaagaaatagtttgacattctTGGAAATACTATTATTTGATAGCTTGTGGAGTTAGATGCAaaaatcaataccactctcatgtgagtctgcagggctgccaacttttcaaTTTAGTTTGGAGTGGGATAGTAAAATGACTTCAGATTTTACATAGCCATAGTCAGGGTCATCCTGAACAggataacattaaaaatgtcagcAAACCTTTGAAGAGTCTAAACATGAGGACATTTTTTACCTGTTACAAGGTAATTTGTGGCGATTTTCCCTTCaactttcaaaaacaaaactgtacagtaaaataactttaaattcAACATGGTCCTAATCAGAGTCATTCTGATCATGTCTCCATTATGCAGCAAACCTCCAAAGGAATACATTTATTTCTTGGATTTATGagagttttaaaatgatttcaaatatATTAATTAGTGTATATTAAATTAAGACTCTTGGATTCTTTGctgatggttttattttgtatgaaaAATGAGAAGTTATTGTCCTTTTTGGACTGTCCAAGTTTTGGTACAGTATCAGCCTCAAAATCCAAACAACTGCTCACTTGACCGCAGTGTCTTCCTATGCTGCTGTTGCACTGTGCTGCTTTGTCTTGTCTGTCCGTGTGCTGTCAGTGTCCTCTTTTCGCGTGATGTTATCAGTTAGCCTATAAATTTGTTTTTCACTGCGTGAGAAAATGGAGATGTAGTGTGGTAGTGCGATAAAAGTATCTCATGGTCAATGAGtaagagttggcagccctgctgtgtgttaaatatgaagccacAGTCAGCAGtctttagcttagcttagcataaacagggggaaacagctagcccgACTATTTCTTGGCCCACAAGGTAACCCTCCATAAAACcacaatttgtcatttttacatttagtttgttgtacagattaaacaaatgcGATACATGTtaatttagaggtgctggtagtcGGATTTTGATGCTGCTGGACAGTCAgactagctgtttccagtctttatgctaatgTAAGCCTACAGGTAACAGCTGCAGGCTGTAGCTTTATAGACTTAGCGTACGGACATGAGAGTTTtatcatctaactctcagcaagaaagcatatttccaaaatgttgaactattcctttaaaatgcCATAATTGAATTACCATAATGAGCTACCTCTTAGAAGACCAAACCTGCAGTGCAATGTAACATCCAATTCTGTTGCTTTGGGACTAGTATTTTGTGGTACTTCTACACTTTCACCTTGAAGAGAGTTCCATCAACAATTAAACCGGGAGCTCCTCAGTAGCATAAACCAAATTACATTTCTTATTACAGCTCTCAGATAACATTGATCTCATAACTTATGTATGAGGAGACCTGGAGAAATCATGAAAATTCAGTCTATTCTACCCGCTATACAGTCATGGTTCATAATTTATGATTTTATGTGGTAGGGTTTGGAAGTCAAAGGATGATAAAGTGTTTGTTCTTTATGTAAAGCTGtacggagtgtgtgtgtgtgtaccatttGGGATTCCTATTAAACAATGTGGATGTACAGTAGGAGTGTGCGTGTGGTGGGTGAGTGTGGTTCTATTAACAATGATTGAGGTCTAAAGCAAAAGACGAGAGGCAGACTGAATGAAAGAGCTAAGACCACCTTGGCACCGCTTCCAACTTACTGTTACGTCTGAGAAATGAGATGTAATCTAAAATAGACTTTGCGAGCCACTGAAAGCAATATACAGATCAATTGCATAGGTACTTTAGACTTTCACTTCTTAAGCAAGGGGATGAAATTCATACCTGGGGCAATATTGGAAGTGTGTTGCCTGTGCTTGAAATTGCCAGTGATAGGGAAGGCTGCCTCATCTGCATTCCCCTTCTGCCTGCCAGCCTTTGTGTTTGAGGGGCTTGGCCCTCTGAATGATAATAATCCCAAAGTAGTACTATGGCGCTGCATGTCTGAATCACCAACCTTGCTGTTAACACCATGAACGCGGGCCATTTGCTCAACCTTGTAGTCCCTGGGCTTTGATAGAGGGCTTCTGCAGTGACCCAAACCACTCTTACGgccattgtgtttgttttggccCAACATGGACGCTCTGGGCCTCACATAGCCCTCATTACTTTTGGCTGGTTTGTTATCTGTAGAGGATCTGCAGCAGTATGAGACACCAAGGCGAACAGACACGGTGGACCTGTACAAGATTGGTTGACCTGCTCTTCTTCCCTCTAGGTCCACAAGGGAAATGGAAAATGACTtgtccaaaaacacaacagagctAGTGGACCTTAGTGGCACCTCAAGATGGATACAAGACCGAAAGAAGGGCTGTGAGGATAGGTTTGTTAATGTGCCACCTAACTCTTCCTGCTTCCTGCCGCTCTCTGTGTAGCTCAGTCTGCATTGTACAAGTTGTACTTTCCTCTTTCCTTGATCCTTCATTGCCAATCCATCGGCTGCTGAGTAGGCCTGTCTGAACTCATTTGGCGTCACGATGGCAGGATTTTGTCGGCACACGTCCGGTTGGCAGTTTGAGACTCTCATTGTGCTCGGTATGGATGAAGCGCTTTCACCAAAAGTTTCTGGTAGTTTTGGTGGAATTGTTACCTTCACAGGTTGTGTTGGAGTGAATGGACACACAGGGTCCTGTGGGGTGGAAAGTGATGGCAAAATCCTCTGGGCTGCATGGCGATGAGAGAAAATGCTGACTTTGGACTTCTTCCCACCTCATCTGGGACACTTGCAGAATGAACAGGTTGGAAACTCCACTGTAAGATCCACTTATCtgcagtgtgagtgtgttactGCTTGAAGAGGCAcactctccttctcctcttgcCCCCGCCACACACCCCATGACAGGACATTCCTGTGCAGTGAAGCAGTGATACCCTTACTTGAGACCTGTgaaaaaacatagaaaagataaaaaagctTCATATCAGAAAGTGCTCAAAGTGTGCAGTCGACTTCTCTGCAAACTAAAAGATTCTGTAACTGAAATGAAACCAAGAAATACTGCAAATACAAAGATATTAGCTCCTGTGAAGTGGTTAGAGGGACTTATTATCTGCTCCCCTGCTCCACTTGTTTCTTGATCTGTTGCTGTTGCCATGACAATGTGTAACTTGATGGGCAGCACTTGGGGACAAATCCATTATCCATAACATTTTAAAGCAATAATCCCGATTTGtctcctgaaaaaaacattacagtagTAGTCTTGTACTTCTATTCCAGTTGAAAATCAAATACCCAGTAGATACTTGAGTTATAGCTGCTTTTGTACCCAGGTTACATTGCGgattaacatttttcttttctctctattTGAGGGGCAAACAATTACACATCTTTCTGAAACAGCTCTTGTGTTGGCTCACATTCCCAAGACTCAAATATCAGGAGAGCTTTACACAAATATAATTTGGCTTAATGAGTAATTTGCTTGAGCACTATTGTAAACTAGAGTAAAGGAAATCTGAAGACATCACCCAATTAGATCAGAGATCAAACATTACGGagtaaaaactattttgtttcaCACTCAGACATGGAGTTTTTACAGaatatgtatttttaactttaactttcaactttatttttcctCAAAGGGCAATTGACTTTGAAGCATAGAGTGCAACATAAAGCAAACCAGAGTAAGAGTCAGAGTAACACAGACTCAGCAGCACTCCAATGTTGCACTCAATGAATAAACATAACAAGCTTTCTTTATTGACCCCCAGCGGGAAAATTTAATTGTAGCAGCAGTACAACCGAAACAACAGAGATAagtccaaacaaaacaaaagtatgGGAAGtaccaaataataataataataataataataatNNNNNNNNNNaataataataataacaataataataataataataagagctACACAAACTACTTATCAGAACAGCAATAAAAACCATACGCCATGATTATACTGTCATCCCCAAAAGTATGACCAGCATAGCATTATAGTCAAAATCAAAATACATCAAATAGAATCCCCCAGCATTATCAGATATCAACATAAACATAAAGCAGGACCAGCAAAAAATTGCATCAAAATACTTAACAGATGACAGTATTGAGAGTGAAATTGCTCTGGCATTGATATCCATAGAAAACAATACTAAATTTTGTTCAACAATCATGTAAGTCTTCTTCCTTCAGGCAAAACCATTTGCATCTTCAAGTAACAAATACCATTTACAGTACAGTGACTGATCACAGAGTGCAGCAGTGTGTCCACCCAGTATTTGTAGAAACAGTGTTTAGTAACTTCCCAGTCACAAGTCCTTGGGTAAACAGATAAGTACACCCAGAGTGGTTTACCTCAATGATGTTCGGTGTCAACAGACTTGGGAATTTCCAACTGTAGACAACCACTCACATCAATCAGCTGTCTTCTCAGTTATCAACTGTCAGTTCACAActgaaaaaatacatatatttaacCTTAGATTACTGCAGCTTCTGATTTTAACAAGACTGCTCACGCCATACATGACATAATAAGGAAGTCCACTTCAAAGGCCTCTTGAAACACAATTACCAGCCTTACCTCATCACATAAGCACAGCTATATTTTTTACTGAAAATAGTATTTTTAGTAATACTACAATGTCGCAATTTTCACTTCATCCATtcctttttatcatttattaaatGCTTAGAGCAATGTTCATTTCCACCAATCAGCACTTAAAAGaaatctctttctctttccttctctgtgGCCTTTTGCTGCTCAGCTTAGATGCTGAAATGGTTATCTGCCTTGCTTTCCTGGTACATTTTTGATTGTTCCTTAACAGCAAACAATAGCTTATATGTTTAGGTGTAGTGGTTTGCCCTTTTGTCATATATTTTGTCCTTGTGTTAGTTTTTGGTCTTGTGTTTTAGTCCTCTGGTCTGATGTTGTTGTTTCAGTCTTGTGTTCCCTTGTGAGTGGCtgcatgttctgtttcctgtttaattTTGATAGTccggttttctgtgctgtcttgtctctagttttactgttttcccgctcctgtgattacctgatgtcNNNNNNNNNNttcccagcccttgtgtcacctgcctcttgttatctccttacccagtgtatttagtgtctgtgctcACTTTGTCTCTTATCAGATCCttttgtgggtttgtgtgttccCTGTTCGCCTTCCCTGTTCGCCTTCCCTGTTCGCCTTCCCTGGGATCCGTCTTCCCCTCGTGAGTTTTACCAGTGTCTGTGTTCcggtttttggttttctttttccttaaccttttggattttctttttggcATTTTGATTTCTGTGTTTCCTTGGactctttttgtaaaataaacccTCAGCTAAACACtcttctgctgtcctgtcatctctgcgtttgggtcctaaTTCCGCTACATTTGTAACATAAGGCCTATTGTTTTCAGCAGCCATTGGTAATGGGCTTACCAACTCATTTTATACACCACTCAGtgtaattcagttttttaatCATAATACACCGAGTGCACTGCTCTTAGCTCAATGTAGCTATTACAGTTAATAAAAGTGAGATCATAACAAATGGTGGCATAATTTTCACTTTACAGTGCAGAGAATTCATTCTTTGTCACACAATTTCATATTGAGACCTTTCAAATTGAAGTCGTGTTGTTAGCCTGTTAAGGTTTACAGTGATGCTACTGTTATGCTACATATACTACAAGAAAAGTAATTATGTTACCCTGTGTGTTCCACTTTGAGGTGAATCACATGGGATGCAGGGATGGGAATGCAGGCTTTAAAAACCCTGAAATAGAAGTTTATACATTTACAGGTTCACCCCATCTTTCcttttgatttacatttttttcccccaagccAGCAGTGTAATTGGAGGAATAACATTTTGCTAATGTTGCACTCAACAAAGAAGGGTTGGTTTagagtttgtttgtgtgagagaaaagTACCCTGGagacacattcaaacacaggAATTCAACTAAATACATAGGATGCACACAATAGAACAACAACAATGGAAGCGGAGTGCGACAAGAGTCCTTCAACTAAAGACATTAGGCAGCATATATATACGCATTGCACCTTggaaaatgcaaatgaaaacttATGTACAATTGTTATATGGGTAgaatgtaaagttttttttttttacattgtttatagccaaaaaaaaatgataaaccAGAGTTAATGAGTAGGGAAACCGAAATGTCAACCAAATGTAGATGCTGTTATATATGGAACGAGCACTTGCTGCaatgtttatgtacagtatgtaaatgatGAGAATCATATGCTGCTGCACGGCCTTCACAGTAACCAGATTGCAACCTAACTCAATGCGTTTGGGAGACGTGTTGGACAGCTCTCTACACCACCATCCTCAAAACACCAAATGAAGGAATATCTATTGAAGAATGGTACTCATTTCTTCATTAGAGTTCAGAGACTTATGAGCAGTATTAAAGTTGTTATAGAGACCCAATGGTGGCCCAATTTACTAATAAAATATATGCTGGTTGTTTCTTTAATTGTTTAACCCCTCTGTACACATTATTGTATGTACAGGAATGCTCTCATTCCCTCCACTGTCCTCTACTAACTGTTAActcttttaaacaaatgtttaagTCATGATgacataaaaaaatgcaaatgacgATACTCTATATatttgtaatgtatgtatgcgtatatgtatgtatgtattttatgttatcCACAAATCCCACAAAAATACCATAATCAAGAATTAGGggctggcagtagctcagtccgtggggTCTTGGCAACAGGAAGGTCGCCAGTTAAAGTCCCTGCATGGACCAAGTATAGAGTGTGGACAGCCAGTTCACCTCCTAGGCACTGtcgttgagcaaggcaccaaacctaAAAACTGCCCCAGGATGCTGTACAATGGTTGACCCTGCCCTATCCCTGgatatacatgtgtgtacaaGGAGTTTGCAGAAGAAAAGGGACTTTTGGTCTTGTTGACATACAAACATAGAATAGAGCAGCCCATTTGAAGGTAAACCTAATGCACTAACCAATGGGTTTGTGAAAGAGAAAATTTGCAAGATGTGTACAAGAGAAAAATAGTaatatagtgtgtgtttgtgacagaGACGGCACACAGAGGGTGAACAGGGTTTGTGCTTGactaatatacatatacatatacttgACATATACGTAGTGCTGCATGCATGGAAACTAGTGATTGAGTAAACCTTTGTGCTCCTGCCAGGAACAGACTGAGAGGCCATGGGACCTACAGCTGGTTAGGAAGCAGACAGGCTTTGCAGAGTTGTGGGTATATAGAGAGATAAACCCATCAGCAAAGCCAGTGTTGAAATGCAGCTCGTTGAGGGAGCTCTGGGACAAAACGTGGGTATTCAGATGTCATACAGGCTGGTGTTGGCTGAGGTTATTTTTGTCATGGATTAATTTTATAATCCTGGCCTTTTGCTTTATGTacacaatgtgttttatttatctgcATGCTGTCCTTGTACTTTTATTTGATGAAAAGAAACCTAATGACTTGAAATTGCCTCTTGAACATTTACAtctatgtttcttttttcaagtGTGCTCTTGATGCAAATTACTTCCTGAACACTTGCATTCAGAGGCGATTTCTTTAAGACTGCAAGGGAATCTCATCTTcccctaaaatgtcaaacaattaaagGTCAGTTATGTACTTttgtgttaacattttattgactAAAAAGACGAGTTCATTCAGAATCAGCTGACTCGAGTTCCTTATCATACATTCCCGTAGCgtcacatttttcatttttagtgCATTTCCTTGTTGAAGCCTAGCGTCCATGGACTTCACTGGGGCTGCTTTTAACTGATTTTTAAATGCTTCGAAAGTAGACAATCATTGGATAAATGCAATTATTCTCCGACCACGAACGCTCTGTGGGTCAACGGAGGAGTGGGCTGGCCTGCAGTCCTTTCCgcgt
This window of the Etheostoma spectabile isolate EspeVRDwgs_2016 chromosome 17, UIUC_Espe_1.0, whole genome shotgun sequence genome carries:
- the LOC116705323 gene encoding uncharacterized protein LOC116705323, which codes for MRVSNCQPDVCRQNPAIVTPNEFRQAYSAADGLAMKDQGKRKVQLVQCRLSYTESGRKQEELGGTLTNLSSQPFFRSCIHLEVPLRSTSSVVFLDKSFSISLVDLEGRRAGQPILYRSTVSVRLGVSYCCRSSTDNKPAKSNEGYVRPRASMLGQNKHNGRKSGLGHCRSPLSKPRDYKVEQMARVHGVNSKVGDSDMQRHSTTLGLLSFRGPSPSNTKAGRQKGNADEAAFPITGNFKHRQHTSNIAPVESRTWSKQARNDKTEERQEHDCSSEPQNVSDKKCHSRLKADSLEGTLKTLSLKEALELFRPDFISRSQGRVRKLEQRARRRRTAQDSNPGLVRSLREDRGKQKKNCTTPDPLSDNLFKPGERSISDREMQLRSRRIYNKLPEVTKKKEEEKKRAVSQTNRLRVDVFKKRLLDQILQR